The following are encoded together in the Fundulus heteroclitus isolate FHET01 chromosome 19, MU-UCD_Fhet_4.1, whole genome shotgun sequence genome:
- the tmem151bb gene encoding transmembrane protein 151B, producing the protein MSPPASAAAASESSTTTVYEEDTREEQRPLKQSLSKSLCRESFWKCLLLSVLMYGCMGAMVWCHVTKVTRLTFDSAFKGKSMMYHDSPCSDGYIYIPLALLGMLYLVYLVECWHCHVKNELQHKVDVEGIFERIQRMQQAKPCIWWKAISYHYVRRTRQVTRYRNGDAYTSTQVYHERVNTHVAEAEFDYGHCGVKDVSKQLLGLEKSPLTKMRFTKCFSFANVESENSYLTQRARFFTDNEGLDDYMEAREGMHLKNIDLKEYVMVLTDPEHHPWYLSQYVFWFASFLTFSWPLRVFTEYRTAYVHYRVEKLFGQDYLPATPCEDRPYWRRIPRVNTIDSTELEWHIRSNQQLVPSYSEAGLMDLAQRPNTFGGVRQNCERCHRAISCSSVFSRSALSICTGASSRIPFSGSRFSLARRYGSQRSCFWRSGSLDDQESPSENTRCLSERLATDEEEPPRYDDALCYPVLIVHCSENCHNHRSFHRNGSCLETSL; encoded by the exons ATGTCTCCACCAGCCTCGGCTGCGGCGGCCAGTGAAAGCAGCACCACCACCGTCTACGAGGAGGACACCAGGGAGGAG caAAGACCCCTGAAGCAATCTCTGAGCAAGTCCTTATGTCGGGAGAGTTTTTGGAAATGCCTCCTCCTGTCCGTCCTCATGTACGGCTGCATGGGGGCGATGGTCTGGTGCCACGTCACCAAGGTGACCCGGCTCACCTTTGACAGCGCCTTCAAAGGAAAGTCCATGATGTACCACGACAGCCCCTGCTCCGACGGATACATCTACATCCCCCTCGCCCTGTTGGGCATGCTCTACCTGGTGTATCTGGTGGAGTGCTGGCACTGCCACGTCAAGAACGAGCTGCAGCACAAGGTGGACGTCGAGGGCATCTTCGAGCGCATCCAGAGGATGCAGCAAGCAAAGCCCTGCATCTGGTGGAAGGCCATCAGCTACCACTACGTGCGGCGAACCCGACAGGTAACGCGCTATCGCAACGGAGACGCCTATACCAGCACCCAGGTGTACCACGAGCGCGTCAACACCCACGTCGCCGAGGCCGAATTCGACTACGGTCACTGCGGGGTCAAAGATGTTTCCAAGCAGCTCCTGGGCCTGGAGAAGTCTCCTCTCACCAAGATGCGATTCACCAAGTGCTTCAGCTTCGCCAACGTAGAGTCCGAGAACTCGTACCTGACGCAGAGAGCCAGGTTTTTCACCGACAACGAAGGCCTGGACGACTACATGGAGGCCAGAGAGGGCATGCACCTGAAAAACATCGACCTGAAGGAGTACGTGATGGTGCTGACGGACCCAGAGCACCACCCCTGGTATCTGTCCCAGTACGTCTTCTGGTTCGCATCCTTCCTCACTTTCTCCTGGCCTCTCAGAGTCTTCACCGAGTACCGCACTGCGTACGTTCACTACCGCGTGGAGAAGCTTTTCGGCCAGGACTACCTTCCCGCGACGCCGTGTGAGGATCGGCCGTACTGGCGCCGCATCCCCCGCGTCAACACCATCGACAGCACCGAGCTGGAGTGGCACATTCGCTCCAACCAGCAGCTGGTGCCCAGTTACTCAGAGGCCGGCCTGATGGATCTGGCGCAGCGTCCGAACACTTTCGGCGGGGTCCGTCAGAACTGCGAGCGCTGCCACCGGGCCATCAGCTGCTCCTCCGTGTTCTCCAGGAGCGCCCTGAGCATCTGCACCGGCGCCAGCTCCCGCATCCCTTTCAGCGGCAGCCGCTTCTCCCTGGCCCGCCGTTACGGCTCCCAGCGGAGCTGCTTCTGGAGGAGCGGCAGCCTGGACGACCAGGAGAGCCCCAGCGAAAACACCCGCTGCCTGTCAGAGCGCCTGGCCACGGACGAGGAGGAGCCCCCGCGCTACGACGACGCCCTGTGCTACCCCGTGCTCATCGTCCACTGCAGCGAAAACTGCCACAACCACAGATCTTTCCACAGAAACGGCTCCTGCTTGGAGACGTCTTTGTGA
- the bend3 gene encoding BEN domain-containing protein 3, with protein MNSCEHGENSSEAMLEKEHQHVQDVKEEEEDFAVCEPSQAHEGGSSEASEANKRSRAEVSPETRQSTRNKRARVCSEVRQRLTDESHRHEPICLATAGEKAHRIPEGSRLSYRKPLFSISHRISDKRNAPCPDQQADHGGLSPLSFSGVLQSQELNGQADIFGAADSPDQTSAAESNLYPLVEKMFFILNTLNSTMTQLHSKVDLLTLEVMRIKKQMKPAERTADFQPPPEYLLTNDELGQLTEHTSSAGELGCRLLVHLFPELFKAKECPHDCTASRRTLEPLHLELIRNYVEVCYPAVKNNGVWQEECLLQINDFFNRFWAQRDMESARLVRKQVVTGDGVKAERPQTYRFIDEQGHEENVSPEDQRGSLPASDDGFNGQAAGELDDCSSPEDFAIFLMHRLFPEVFEEGKTPEVASGYGNVGQLVLDSDKMEVLRKYMEANFPDVPEDSWLQLCIQHVEDTLEGPHSNGNESDNVNYEGYDLAGFQEDVPAVRFPEAGEYERPCRKSKKSLLAPVDFDHLQIPAPDFGVPQEYILSREQLKSNYECSLSIGNFASRLLVLMFPELFTHENARKQYNCSGSLGKKRLDPVRVNLIRHYVQLVYPRARNDRVWMLEFVGKLDERCRRRDTEQRRSYLQQRKVGGQEAEQEFLCQVNHTDNTREDSDVPSLPPEKSSKDFCKIPLDKLTISQPDFPVQSAHLLSDSEVREIVQQSLSVGNFAARLLVRLFPELFTPENLRLQYNHSGACNKKQLDPVRLRLIRHYVEAVYPVEKMEEVWHYECVPSIDERCRRPNRKKCDILKKAKRSNTVS; from the exons ATGAATTCCTGTGAGCATGGAGAAAATTCAAGCGAAGCGATGCTTGAGAAAG AACATCAGCACGTCCAGGATGttaaagaggaggaagaagattTTGCTGTTTGCGAGCCTTCTCAAGCACATGAAGGAGGATCTTCTGAAGCCTCGGAGGCCAATAAAAGGTCACGTGCCGAAGTCAGCCCTGAAACACGTCAGTCCACCCGTAACAAGAGGGCCAGAGTCTGTTCTGAG GTGAGGCAGCGTCTGACAGATGAGAGCCACAGACACGAGCCCATCTGCCTCGCGACGGCCGGAGAAAAGGCGCACCGCATCCCGGAGGGGTCCAGGCTCTCCTACAGGAAGCCCCTTTTCAGCATCTCCCACAGGATCTCCGACAAGAGGAACGCGCCGTGTCCGGATCAGCAGGCCGACCACGGCGGCTTGAGTCCGCTCAGCTTCAGCGGCGTCCTCCAAAGCCAGGAGCTCAACGGCCAGGCTGACATCTTCGGCGCCGCAGATTCTCCGGATCAGACCTCAGCAGCGGAGTCCAACCTTTACCCGCTGGtggagaaaatgtttttcatcctCAACACGCTGAACTCGACCATGACTCAGCTGCACAGTAAAGTGGACCTGTTGACCCTGGAAGTCATGCGGATAAAGAAGCAGATGAAGCCCGCCGAGAGGACGGCCGACTTCCAGCCTCCGCCCGAGTATCTCCTCACCAACGATGAGCTGGGTCAGCTGACGGAGCACACGTCCAGCGCCGGCGAGCTCGGCTGCCGGCTGCTCGTCCACCTTTTCCCGGAGCTCTTCAAAGCCAAGGAGTGCCCCCACGACTGCACGGCGAGCAGGAGGACGCTGGAGCCTCTGCACCTGGAGCTGATCCGGAACTACGTGGAGGTCTGCTACCCGGCGGTGAAAAACAACGGCGTGTGGCAGGAGGAGTGCCTCCTTCAGATCAACGACTTCTTTAACCGCTTCTGGGCACAGAGGGACATGGAGAGCGCCCGGCTCGTCAGGAAGCAGGTCGTCACCGGCGACGGGGTGAAAGCGGAGCGTCCCCAGACGTATCGCTTCATCGACGAGCAGGGGCACGAGGAGAACGTGTCCCCGGAGGACCAGCGGGGCAGCCTGCCGGCGTCGGACGACGGGTTTAACGGCCAAGCCGCAGGAGAGCTGGACGACTGCTCCTCGCCCGAGGATTTTGCGATTTTCCTCATGCACCGTCTCTTCCCGGAGGTTTTCGAAGAGGGGAAGACGCCCGAAGTCGCCAGCGGCTACGGCAACGTGGGCCAGCTCGTGCTGGACTCCGACAAGATGGAGGTCCTGAGGAAATACATGGAAGCGAATTTCCCCGACGTGCCCGAGGACAGCTGGCTCCAGCTGTGCATCCAGCACGTGGAAGACACGCTGGAGGGGCCGCACAGCAACGGCAACGAATCCGACAACGTCAACTACGAGGGCTACGACCTGGCCGGCTTCCAGGAGGACGTTCCCGCGGTCAGGTTTCCGGAGGCCGGCGAATACGAAAGGCCCTGTCGCAAGTCCAAGAAGTCGCTGCTCGCGCCTGTGGATTTCGACCATCTGCAGATTCCTGCCCCCGACTTCGGCGTTCCCCAGGAGTACATCCTGTCCAGGGAGCAGCTGAAGAGCAACTATGAATGTAGCTTGTCCATCGGAAACTTTGCCTCGCGGCTTCTGGTGCTCATGTTCCCCGAGCTCTTCACCCACGAGAACGCCAGAAAGCAGTACAACTGCAGCGGCTCTCTCGGCAAGAAGCGGCTGGACCCCGTGCGCGTCAACCTGATCCGCCATTACGTGCAGCTGGTCTACCCGAGAGCCCGGAACGACCGGGTGTGGATGCTCGAGTTCGTGGGCAAGCTGGACGAGAGGTGCAGACGGCGCGACACGGAGCAGAGGAGGTCCTACCTGCAGCAGCGTAAGGTCGGCGGCCAAGAGGCGGAGCAGGAGTTTCTCTGCCAGGTCAACCACACGGACAACACCAGGGAGGATTCCGACGTTCCCTCTTTACCTCCCgagaaaagcagcaaagactTCTGCAAGATCCCCCTGGACAAGCTCACCATTTCCCAACCCGACTTCCCGGTGCAGTCGGCCCACCTGCTGTCGGACTCGGAGGTGCGGGAGATCGTCCAGCAGAGCCTCTCCGTGGGGAACTTCGCCGCCCGCCTCCTGGTGCGCCTCTTCCCGGAGCTCTTCACGCCGGAGAACCTGCGGCTCCAGTACAACCACTCGGGCGCCTGCAACAAGAAGCAGCTGGACCCCGTCCGGCTGAGGCTCATCCGCCACTACGTGGAGGCCGTGTACCCCgtggagaagatggaggaggtGTGGCACTACGAGTGCGTGCCGAGCATCGACGAGCGCTGCCGGCGGCCCAACCGCAAGAAGTGCGACATTCTTAAAAAGGCCAAGAGGTCGAACACCGTGTCGTAG
- the mtres1 gene encoding mitochondrial transcription rescue factor 1, producing the protein MKGYSLVTGLGASMQSLVLQVLAMKQLGQLNPRHLLAAGYGPRSTEWCPRTIHTRQLWGCATFPALGGHRPAVKTWSLHPLRFKSKRRAPPRTAEEEEDEDDPEESDYEDVDPNLPKDYKDMEKYVPSFRYDVILKAGLDLARNKIEDAFYSNKLRLNGQKLIKKSKTVKAGDTLDLVVSENSDTNTVTLMRVILRRVLGESNDGDKYKVSIRRWKGLELAKDEAFKP; encoded by the exons ATGAAAGGTTATTCCTTAG TGACAGGTTTGGGTGCTAGCATGCAAAGCCTGGTGCTGCAGGTACTTGCTATGAAGCAGCTCGGCCAGTTAAACCCTCGTCACCTGCTAGCAGCTGGTTATGGACCACGGAGTACTGAGTGGTGCCCGAGGACCATTCACACCCGGCAGCTGTGGGGTTGCGCCACTTTCCCTGCACTTGGCGGTCACCGGCCCGCCGTCAAGACCTGGTCTCTGCACCCTCTGCGATTTAAAAGCAAGAGAAGAGCTCCTCCGCGTACagccgaggaagaggaggatgaagatgacCCCGAGGAGAGCGATTATGAAGACGTAGATCCTAATTTGCCTAAAGACTATAAAGACATGGAGAAATATGTGCCGTCTTTCCGCTATGACGTTATCTTAAAGGCTGGTTTGGATTTAGCACGCAA CAAAATCGAGGATGCCTTCTACAGCAACAAGCTCAGACTAAACGGACAGAAACTAATCAAGAAAAGTAAAACG GTTAAAGCTGGGGACACCTTGGACCTTGTGGTGTCGGAGAACAGCGATACAAACACCGTCACTCTGATGAGAGTCATCCTCAGGAGGGTTTTAGGTGAATCTAATGATGGAGACAAATACAAAGTTTCCATAAGGAGATGGAAAGGCCTTGAACTCGCCAAGGACGAAGCCTTCAAACCATGA